A single window of Psychromonas ingrahamii 37 DNA harbors:
- a CDS encoding integration host factor subunit alpha, with the protein MALTKAEIAADLSVKIGLSKREAKEFVESFFEEIKATLENGEAVKISGFGGFELKDKSERPGRNPKTGEDIPIAARRVVTFRAGQKLKELVEKNMPDTEV; encoded by the coding sequence ATGGCACTGACTAAAGCTGAAATAGCAGCAGATTTATCGGTAAAAATCGGTTTAAGCAAACGCGAAGCAAAAGAGTTTGTTGAATCTTTTTTTGAAGAAATTAAAGCAACACTGGAAAACGGAGAAGCGGTAAAAATCTCGGGTTTTGGTGGCTTTGAATTAAAAGATAAAAGTGAGCGTCCAGGTCGAAATCCTAAAACTGGCGAAGATATTCCCATTGCTGCTCGTCGAGTTGTGACCTTTCGGGCAGGACAGAAACTAAAAGAATTGGTAGAAAAAAATATGCCTGATACAGAGGTATAA